The Malus sylvestris chromosome 12, drMalSylv7.2, whole genome shotgun sequence genome contains a region encoding:
- the LOC126593310 gene encoding probable E3 ubiquitin-protein ligase RHC2A codes for MASMAASSYWCYACSRSIHVRVRTQDSILCPDCGAGFIEEIPTPTRSSPVHHPFPTATMFLDSAPASQSPSPPILRRNQRSGRDRSSFNPVIVLRGPPDTESDPGSFELFYDDGAGMGLRPLPSSMSDILMGSGFDRLLHQLTQLENGVARLDHPPASKAAIESMPVIKIADSHVSTESHCAVCKEAFELDSEAREMPCKHIYHSDCIFPWLSIRNSCPVCRHQLPTDVRGPRGSGMASPENNGVVGEEEAVGLTIWRLPGGGFAVGRFTGGRRAAERELPVVYTEMDGGFNTAGAPSRISWPSRRRARESGGFAQAFRNFFSFFGRLRSSRSRSGNVFSRPSRRRSQGWALEDN; via the coding sequence ATGGCTTCCATGGCCGCATCGTCCTACTGGTGCTACGCGTGTAGCCGGTCGATTCATGTTCGGGTTCGGACCCAAGATTCGATCCTCTGCCCCGATTGCGGAGCTGGGTTTATCGAAGAGATCCCGACCCCGACCCGATCGTCTCCGGTCCACCACCCGTTTCCCACCGCCACGATGTTCCTCGACAGCGCCCCGGCTTCGCAGAGTCCGAGCCCACCTATACTTCGCCGGAATCAGAGAAGCGGCCGCGATCGGTCCTCGTTTAACCCGGTCATCGTTCTCCGGGGCCCACCCGACACAGAATCCGACCCGGGAAGTTTCGAGCTGTTCTATGACGATGGAGCCGGGATGGGTCTCCGCCCGCTGCCGTCGTCGATGTCGGATATCTTAATGGGTTCGGGTTTCGACCGGTTGCTCCACCAGTTGACCCAATTGGAAAACGGTGTCGCGCGGCTCGACCACCCTCCGGCGTCCAAAGCCGCGATCGAGTCGATGCCCGTCATCAAAATCGCCGACAGCCACGTCTCGACGGAGTCGCACTGCGCCGTTTGCAAAGAGGCTTTTGAGCTCGACTCTGAAGCTCGGGAGATGCCGTGTAAGCACATCTACCACTCAGATTGTATCTTCCCGTGGCTTTCGATCCGAAATTCGTGCCCGGTTTGCCGGCACCAGCTCCCCACCGATGTGAGAGGCCCGCGTGGCAGTGGCATGGCTTCGCCAGAGAACAATGGCGTGGTTGGAGAAGAAGAGGCAGTGGGGTTGACTATCTGGAGATTGCCTGGTGGCGGATTCGCTGTGGGGAGGTTCACCGGAGGCAGAAGAGCTGCGGAGCGCGAGCTTCCGGTTGTTTACACCGAGATGGATGGTGGGTTCAATACGGCCGGTGCTCCTAGTAGAATTTCATGGCCTTCTAGAAGAAGGGCTAGAGAGAGTGGGGGGTTCGCTCAGGCCTTTCGcaatttcttctcttttttcggCAGGCTGAGAAGCTCGAGAAGTCGGTCTGGCAATGTGTTCAGTAGACCATCACGGAGGAGGAGCCAGGGTTGGGCTTTGGAAGACAACTGA
- the LOC126593309 gene encoding hsp70 nucleotide exchange factor fes1-like has product MADGGPNWEGLLKWSLAHSDGTRPNRNLSEEERKWFMEAMQSQSIDVVKRMKEISLVMQTPEDVLEAQGVTPADIEDLLDELQEHVESIDMANDLHSVGGLVPLLGYLKNSHANIRAKAAEVVTTIVQNNPKSQQLVMEANGLEYLFTNLASDPDVTVRTKALGAISSLIRHNKPGITAFRLANGYAALRDALAYDNVRFQRKALNLIQLLLHENSSDCNVVTELGFPRIMLHLASSEDLEVREAALRGLLVLAQDKTDGANSRLADEDEKLKQFLQERIKGISSMSPEDLGAAKEERQLVDSLWNACYNEPSSLCEKGLLVLPGEDGPPPDVASKLFEPRLRAFSLNPADTKPATETKEAPPLLLGLGPPSEAANAQGSSGDRDDTNGSSHSN; this is encoded by the exons ATGGCGGACGGCGGACCCAACTGGGAAGGACTGCTCAAATGGAGCCTCGCTCACTCCGACGGCACTCGCCCCAATCGTAATCTGAG CGAGGAGGAACGGAAGTGGTTTATGGAAGCGATGCAGTCCCAGAGTATCGATGTTGTAAAGAGGATGAAGGAGATATCGCTTGTAATGCAAACTCCTGAGGACGTTTTGGAAGCTCAGGGAGTTACTCCTGCTGACATAGAAG ATTTGTTGGATGAGTTGCAGGAGCATGTTGAGTCCATTGACATGGCCAATG ATCTTCACTCCGTTGGCGGTTTGGTCCCTCTTCTTGGTTACCTAAAGAATTCCCATGCTAATATCCGTGCAAAGGCTGCAGAAGTTGTGACCACTATTGTCCAGAACAACCCCAAGAGCCAGCAATTGGTTATGGAAGCGAATGGCTTGGAATATCTGTTTACTAATCTAGCATCTGACCCTGATGTCACGGTTCGAACCAAAGCCCTTGGAGCAATTTCCT CTTTAATCCGGCACAACAAACCCGGTATCACTGCATTTCGTCTGGCAAATGGTTATGCAGCCTTGAGAGATGCTTTGGCTTATGACAACGTGAGATTCCAGAG GAAAGCTCTGAACTTGATTCAGTTGCTACTGCACGAGAATAGCTCTGATTGCAACGTAGTAACGGAGCTAGGATTTCCACGCATAATGTTGCACCTTGCCTCTAGCGAAGATCTAGAAGTACGAGAAGCTGCACTTCGGGGCCTTCTTGTGCTCGCTCAAGACAAAACTGATGGGGCCAATAGTAGGTTAGCTGATGAAGATGAGAAGTTGAAGCAATTTCTTCAAGAACGAATTAAAGGTATAAGTTCGATGTCTCCTGAAGATCTAGGGGCAGCTAAAGAAGAGAGACAGCTGGTGGACTCACTCTGGAATGCCTGCTACAACGAGCCATCTTCTCTTTGTGAGAAGGGGCTTCTTGTTCTCCCTGGGGAAGATGGTCCGCCACCTGATGTTGCAAGCAAGCTTTTTGAACCTCGTCTTAGAGCTTTCTCTCTAAATCCTGCTGATACAAAACCTGCTACGGAGACGAAAGAAGCTCCTCCTTTGCTGCTAGGATTAGGTCCTCCATCCGAGGCTGCAAATGCTCAAGGTAGCTCTGGTGACAGAGATGATACGAATGGTAGCTCACATTCGAATTAA
- the LOC126593311 gene encoding protein SRG1-like, whose translation MAFAPNVQEMVRSNPLQVPETFLVSRKEEDEPKSTADVLDLSSKIPILDLSLLSREHKEELNKLDQACKEWGFFQVVNHGVATELLQEMKDATAKFFELPLEEKNKIRMSGGREGYGQAYAISEGQTMDWSDTLILSLYPAQSRDLQFWPTAPNGFRETIEAYSSEVKRIGEELIRSLSTIMELEKDALLGLHKEVLQALRVNYTPPCSMPDKVLALGPHSDTTTITILMQEDNVTGLQIRKEGKWVPVKPIPNALVVNVGDALEIWSNGKYKSIEHRAVPNESRLRISYASFLFPHTDAEVGPFDHMVESSRIYKKLKFGDYMAKAIKGKLDGKAHTEMAKIGS comes from the exons ATGGCATTTGCACcaaatgttcaagaaatggtaAGAAGTAACCCATTGCAGGTCCCTGAAACATTCCTCGTAAgcaggaaggaagaagacgagCCAAAGAGTACGGCAGACGTGCTTGATCTTTCATCGAAGATCCCTATCCTCGATCTTTCTCTGCTCTCGAGAGAGCACAAGGAGGAGCTCAACAAACTGGACCAAGCTTGCAAAGAATGGGGATTCTTTCAG GTGGTTAATCATGGAGTGGCAACGGAATTGCTGCAGGAGATGAAGGATGCAACGGCCAAGTTCTTTGAACTTCCTCTAGAAGAGAAGAATAAAATACGTATGTCAGGTGGCCGCGAGGGCTATGGGCAAGCCTATGCGATTTCCGAAGGGCAGACAATGGACTGGTCCGACACACTAATTCTAAGCCTTTATCCAGCTCAGTCAAGAGACCTTCAGTTTTGGCCAACTGCACCAAATGGATTCAG GGAAACTATCGAGGCATATTCAAGTGAAGTTAAAAGAATTGGGGAGGAACTCATAAGGTCTCTATCTACAATCATGGAGCTAGAGAAGGATGCTCTTCTTGGACTACATAAAGAGGTGCTTCAAGCCTTGCGGGTGAACTACACTCCTCCATGCTCCATGCCTGATAAAGTACTAGCTCTAGGTCCGCACTCGGATACAACCACCATAACCATACTCATGCAAGAAGATAATGTCACCGGATTACAGATTCGAAAAGAAGGCAAATGGGTGCCGGTGAAGCCGATTCCGAACGCTCTCGTTGTGAATGTCGGAGATGCTCTTGAG ATATGGAGCAATGGGAAGTACAAGAGCATTGAGCATAGAGCTGTCCCCAACGAAAGCAGGCTGAGGATATCTTATGCATCATTTCTTTTTCCACATACTGACGCGGAAGTTGGACCGTTTGATCATATGGTGGAGTCATCAAGAATAtacaagaaattaaaatttggagATTATATGGCGAAGGCCATAAAGGGGAAACTCGATGGGAAGGCACACACTGAAATGGCAAAGATTGGAAGTTGA